One window of Clarias gariepinus isolate MV-2021 ecotype Netherlands chromosome 21, CGAR_prim_01v2, whole genome shotgun sequence genomic DNA carries:
- the LOC128509369 gene encoding zinc finger protein 850-like, protein MAFKGSTKKTLSGYRKTYHEGMKNQNCQCSGCGKRFSYPSHLKIHQRIHTGEKPYHCTQCGTGFSTSGSLQTHQRIHTGEKPYHCTRCGKSFTAASSLQTHQRIHTGEKPYHCLQCGKSFTAATNFQTHQRIHTGDKPYHCLQCGKSFNTAYNFQTHQRIHTGEKPYHCTQCGKSFTQAGNLQKHQRIHTGKRPYYCSQCGKSFTAAISLQTHQRIHTEEKPHHCSQCGKSFTAASSLKTHQRIHTGEKPYYCSQCGKSFTAASSLKTHQRIHTGQKPYRCLQCGKSFTEATNFQTHQRIHTGEKPYHCTQCGKSFTQAGNLQKHQRVHTGEKPYYCSQCGKSFTQAVHLQKHQRIHTGKKPYYCSQCGKSFTEATNFQTHQRIHTGEKPYHCTQCGKSFTAASSLQTHQRIHTEEKPYHCSQCGKSFTAASSLKTHQRIHTGEKPYHCLQCGKSFTEATNFQTHQRIHTGEKPYHCTQCGKSFTQAGNLQKHQRIHTGKKPYHCTQCGKSFTQAGNLQKHQRVHTGEKPYHCTQCGKSFTQAGNLQKHQRIHTGKKPYYCLQCGKSFTAAISLQTHQRIHTEEKPYHCSQCGKSFTAISSLQTHQRIHTGEKPYHCSQCGKSFTEATNFQTHQRIHTGDKPYHCLQCGKSFNTAYNFQTHQRIHTGEKPYHCKQCGKSFTQAGNLQKHQRVHTGEKPYYCSQCGKSFTQAVHLQKHQRIHTGKKPYYCSQCGKSFTAASSLQTHQRIHTEEKPYHKIP, encoded by the coding sequence ATGGCCTTTAAAGGAAGtactaaaaaaacattatctggTTATCGTAAGACATATCATGAAGGAATGAAGAACCAAAATTGCCAGTGCTCAGGTTGTGGGAAGAGATTTAGTTACCCAAGTCATCTGAAAATacatcagcgcattcacacaggagagaagccgtatcactgcacACAGTGTGGAACGGGTTTTTCTACTTCTGGTTCTCTCcaaacacaccagcgcattcacacaggagagaagccgtatcactgcacacggtgtggaaagagttttactgcagctagttctctccaaacacaccagcgcattcacacaggagagaagccgtatcactgcttacagtgtgggaagagttttactgcagctactaATTTTcaaacacaccagcgcattcacactggagataagccgtatcactgcttacagtgtgggaagagttttaataCAGCTTATAATTTTcaaacacaccagcgcattcacactggagagaagccatatcactgcacacagtgtgggaagagttttacacaGGCAGGTAACCTGCAaaaacaccagcgcattcacacaggaaagAGGCCGTAttactgctcacagtgtgggaaaagttttactgcagctatttctctccaaacacaccagcgcattcacacagaaGAGAAGCCGcatcactgctcacagtgtgggaagagttttactgcagctagttctctcaaaacacaccagcgcattcacacaggagagaagccgtattacTGCTCAcaatgtgggaagagttttactgcagctagttctctcaaaacacaccagcgcattcacacaggacaGAAGCCGTATCGCTGcttacagtgtgggaagagttttactgaAGCTACTAATTTTcaaacacaccagcgcattcacactggagagaagccatatcactgcacacagtgtgggaagagttttacacaGGCAGGTAACCTGCAAAAACACCAGCGcgttcacactggagagaagccatattactgctcacagtgtgggaagagttttacacaGGCAGTTCACCTGCAaaaacaccagcgcattcacacaggaaagAAGCCGTAttactgctcacagtgtgggaagagttttactgaAGCTACTAATTTTcaaacacaccagcgcattcacactggagagaagccatatcactgcacacagtgtgggaagagttttactgcagctagttctctccaaacacaccagcgcattcacacagaagagaagccgtatcactgctcacagtgtgggaagagttttactgcagctagttctctcaaaacacaccagcgcattcacacaggagagaagccgtatcactgcttacagtgtgggaagagttttactgaAGCTACTAATTTTcaaacacaccagcgcattcacactggagagaagccatatcactgcacacagtgtgggaagagttttacacaGGCAGGTAACCTGCAaaaacaccagcgcattcacactggaaaGAAGCCATATCACTgcacacagtgtgggaagagttttacacaGGCAGGTAACCTGCAAAAACACCAGCGcgttcacactggagagaagccataCCACTgcacacagtgtgggaagagttttacacaGGCAGGTAACCTGCAaaaacaccagcgcattcacacaggaaagAAGCCGTATTACTGcttacagtgtgggaagagttttactgcagctatttctctccaaacacaccagcgcattcacacagaagagaagccgtatcactgctcacagtgtgggaagagttttactgcAATTAGTTCTCTTcaaacacaccagcgcattcacacaggagagaagccgtatcactgctcacagtgtgggaagagttttactgaAGCTACTAATTTTCAAACACACCaacgcattcacactggagataagccgtatcactgcttacagtgtggaaagagttttaataCAGCTTATAATTTTcaaacacaccagcgcattcacactggagagaagccgtatcactgcaaacagtgtggaaagagttttacacAGGCAGGTAACCTGCAAAAACACCAGCGcgttcacactggagagaagccgtattactgctcacagtgtgggaagagttttacacaGGCAGTTCACCTGCAaaaacaccagcgcattcacacaggaaagAAGCCGTAttactgctcacagtgtgggaagagttttaccgCAGCTAGTTCTCTCcaaacacaccagcgcattcacacagaagagaagccgtatcacaaGATACCATAA